The Vibrio sp. NTOU-M3 genomic sequence GGTTTTAGTCCTTTTATTTTAAAACTTTGAACTTTGTTACACGGAGAACACCCGAACATGGCGGCAGAGAAACTAACACGTGTGCGTTTTGCTCAAATAATCATCATGTTAACCATTTTAGTCATTGCCTTTTTCTGGCGTACGTGGAGCTATCAAGAAGTGCATAAATTCAATTGTGAAATTGATAACAAGTGTGAGTTTAATGTGACAACTAATCACTTTGTAATAGACAAAAAAGGTGAATTTGTCGTGATTTCTAGGCCAAATATGGAATGGGAAATATCACAGCTCAAGGACAATACAAAAAGTAGCAATACACGAGATTTTTGGAAGGTCAATATTGAAGATTTGGTACAAGAAAACAATCAAATCATGTTATTAAATGAGAAAGAAAGCTACACCATAGTGGTAAGCTTTAAATAATCAAAAATTTTGTCGTGATATCACACCTAATAATCAGATTATATCGTCAGATAATAACACTGATTATTAGGTATTTTATGGTAAATCTATTATGTTCAATTCACATACAGAAAATAAGAGAAGAGGAGTTATCTTTGATAGAGCCTTCAGGATCTAAACATATCATTTAACATAAGATAGATAATACGCACTTAAATATAGCTCATTGTAATAGCTTTTTGCTACTTAACTAACTCAATTTTCCCAGCACCAACAGCTCGGAGCTTTTTCAAAGATTCTGGTGGCATCAGTACGCTTGCAAACCAAAACGGCTTATGTTTTTCCACAAATGCGTTACTTCTGTCCATTGAGTCATACACTGAATACGCTAATGCTTGCGCCAATGCCTTACCATGATCACTGCGTTCTTTCACTGGCACATGATCTAAATCTTCAAGCAATGCATTTTTAAGTGGATATTAAATGGTGTCCATTCAATACTTTCAACTACCTTTCTCGTCAGGTTTTCTTCAAGTTTGATGATGACATTTGGTAGAACTTTTAACGTCGGCTTGATTTCCGCACAAGCGTAATATTGTTCACGTTGGTCTTTATTTCTAAAATCTTGCATCTTTTCGATCAACGCATCTTCAAAAAGCTGTGGAAATTGATTCACGATCGCGAAATAGCTAATTGTACGCAAAACACCTAGCGCAATGCCTTGCTCAGAGTTTTTTAATTCAGCGTCCTGTAGCCTTAACTTCGTCACGTTGGCGGTTAAAATCATGTGCTGCCATAGCTTAGGTGCGATGGCTTTCGTTACTTTTTCATGCCAACGCAACAATGGTTTGGCCATTAAGATTGGGAAAAGGACTTTGCAATTATCGATACCTAAAACCCCCAAAGGCACCTTAGGATCAGCTATTCCTCTAACTGACTTTCCAATTCTTGAACAGAATTTAGGATTGTTTACGAGCTCTACAACGTTGTTCTTTAATTGATTATCGTTAGTTATTAAAGTACTTAGTTTTGAGTACGTTAAAGATGGAGAATACGCCATCTCAAGAAAGTAAGAAAAATCAGGGAACTTACCGAATAGCCTTAATACATTAAGTTCCGACAACCTGTTGATCATTAATTCTTCTGTATAGCGTGTCACTTCATCAACTACAGATTGAAAAACCTTTTGACGATCGATCAAAGCTTTCTGCTTTTCTTCTACACGAGCACTCTCACACTCTAGTAATAACCGTTGGTTCTCTGTAACTCTTTCCGCCTCTTTTATAATTACAGTGTCACAAAATTCACTTTGTCTACTTAACACGCCATCAACATCAGACTGATCAACTATATACTTATGACTTATCAACCACTTAGAATATCTCTCTTTCGTCATTAAAGTGATTTTATCAGCCAACTCATTCGCTTCTTGATTATATGTTTTATTAGTTATTAGCAAGTGCGTTTACTCGGGAAAAAGCCATATTTTAAGGCTAGCACACCGTAGATGTATGGCTAACAATCAACTAGAAATATGTAGATGAATTATTTTTTCGGGATACTCATACTTATAACGTGTTCGCTTATCTATAAACTTCTTTACTTTGGCGCAATATCGACTACTCCCTGTACTAGTAACCTTCACTACATGACCATATTTGTGGCCATATTCCATCTCTACAAAGATGTCACAAAACCCATTTAAATCTTTATTCTGTAGTTTCTTAAGTGCTGCTGCTTTAAGTTTCTTAGCGACTTCGTTTCGTGTTGCGTCATCACCATTCGCAAGGCCAGCAACCGGGATCAGAAAAAATAAGATGAGTATAAGAAATGTTGGATGTTTCATAGCGCCTCCTATTGTGATTTAGGATAACAGCGCTTGTACAGCCTTTCTCTAGGAAGAGAGCCTTTTGAGAGCGGGTATATAAATGAATGGAAATGATAAGTTTGTTATCTTGTTTTTACTTTGCCCTGATCCTTTTTAAAACCCTGGTGGGGAAAGACATTTCGAATTCTTTGCTGAACCTTTTTAGGAACAATTTTGGAAAAAACCAATTTTGCGCCATTTCGAGTTTGATAAACTTTAAGTTCTCCATCAAAAGGAACAATTTCACCAATCTCTGTAACGTTGTGTTTGAATTTTGGAGGAAAGTGCCCTTTCACTTCTGTTATTGCACCACCTTTAAACTTAACTTTTAAAACTGGTCGATCTATAGCAACAAGCCAAAAAATAACACCTGCCGCTATCAAAATCACATATAACATACCATCCCCTTAGTCTGATAAAAGCTTAGACAGGTCTTCACGTAGACTACTAACCGTTTTACTCGCTTTTTCACTACGAGACGCTTCAGAAAGCAAGTATTCAATGGCATCAGACAATGTACAACCTAAGTCATTCGCACGTTGCGATAATTTTTCCCAAACACGATAGTCGAGATCAATCGACTTTTTCTTCGTATGAACCTGCTCTGCATTAAAATGGCGTTTACGCTTTGCCCGAATCGCTTGTTTAAGTTTATTATCAAGCTCCGGAGACATGTGATTATCTATCCACTCAAGAACCTTTGTTGGTTCATGTTCTAACTGCCTAAGCAATTGAACTGCAGAATCAATCTCACTCGTGTCTATATGACGAGTAATTTGCTCACCATCTTTCCATTTCTTTACCAGATAGTTCCATTTCCAGCCACATTCTAAGTTCTCGAGTTGTTGATATTTCATGTCTTAAGCAAACTCCATTCATTATGGTGACAGCGTAACCCAAATTGACAAGTGATACAATTATTAGGATCTTTAAAATCAGATGAAGATCAATACACTCGCCCTACTTTTGCTTTGACCATCTTATCTTATGTCTAATTTGCTTTTTGGGAGTGACTCAAAGGATTCCGGTGTTATTCGTATGACTTTGTATATATAATCTTGCACCTTTATACAAAACTCTACGTTGCTAATGATACAAGAAAGCTGGGAAGCCGTTACTCCGCAGTACACACACTTTAATGAAATAATAGAAGATGTCATTGGCATCACTCCCTCTTCCTTCATTAACGTTCAACCTCGCTTAAATGAAGCATTAAACTGTTTTGTATCATTACAAGGGTTTAACAAACTCCTAGTTGTAAATGGTCCAGATAATTCGGTTTATCGTCAACTAATTGCCAACACGATAACTCATAAAACGAAACTTAGTGCAATTGCTACTGATTCGATTGACGAAAAGGTGCTTTTAGGCAGCTACCGAGCCGACAGTAAGGGTGAAATTGAATTTTTCAATCCAGGGCTTCTGCAATTGGAAGAAAATAGTTATGTCGTTATTTCTGCAAATTTGTTACTCGCAAACCCCACTTGTTGGCTACAGCTCAAAAGTGCATTGCTTGGCCGAACAATCAGTCCATTAAATTTAGATCTGAAGAAACCAATAACAACTTCATTAGACTATCAGTTTAAAGGCAAAATCATTGTTCTTGGAGATCGCGATCAGCTGTCTGAACTAGAGTATTTAGAATCTGAGTTACACACTGGTTTGTCACTGTTTAGTGAAATAGAAACTGAAATTGCTCTAAATAATCGTACCATAAGTTCATACCTTGCCTTCTTAAACTGGTTAACCGAGTACTACAACTTACCTAGCCTATCTTCTGAAGCAATTCACCGTTTGATGATTGCTGGAGCTAGACACACCGAAGATCAAAACTATATGCCATTGGATATCCTTTGGTACCGAGCTCTTTTCGAAGAAGCCAGAATCGTCTGTAGTAGTGACACGTTGGATTTCCATACATTGGATAAAGCAATAGACCAGCGTTACTACAGAGAGTCCTACCTTCCAGAACGTGCTCTTTCTGATATTTTTGATGGTCAAGTTGTTATCGAAACTGAGGGGGAATGTGTTGGCCAAGTGAATGGGTTGACGGTTATAGATTTACCTGGGCACCCTCTTTCTTATGGTGAGCCAGCTCGTATCTCTTGTGTTATCCACTTTGGAGATGGCGATATCTCCGACGTTGAACGTAAAGCTGAATTAGGCGGAAACTTGCACGCCAAAGGTATGATGATCATGCAAGCTTTTGTAAGTTCTGCGCTTAATTTGGATGAACCTTTACCTTATTCAGCGTCCGTTGTTTTTGAACAATCCTACTGCGAAGTTGATGGAGACAGTGCGTCACTTGCAGAGCTTTGCTCTTTTGTAAGTGCACTATCTGAGTATCCAATTAATCAGCAAATTGCCGTTACTGGTGCTGTTGACCAATTTGGTCGAGTGCAGGCTGTTGGTGGGTTAAATGAAAAGATTGAAGGCTTTTATCACGTCTGTAAACACCAAGGCTTTACTGGCAATCAAGGAGTTATTCTTCCGAACTCAAACTTGAAGAACCTAGCATTGCATAAAGATGTTGCTGAAAGCATCAAAAAAGGCGAGTTTCATATCTGGTCAGTTTCAAATGTGGATGAAGCAATACCAATCATAATGGATAAACCTTTCCGTGGTGATGACGAGAGCAGCGTCATCGCTAAAATTGCACAACGTATTGAAAACTTTGCAGCTCATGAGCAACCGCAAGGAATTGTGGACCGTATCAAAAACTGGTTTGTTTAGTACTGATCGGAGTTGTTTAGCGTACACGTGTTCACTAACATGCTGCTATCAAAAATTGGAGTCATTGATAATGCAAAACAAACGTGAATCATATAACCGTGAAGATCTTCTAGCTTCAAGCCAAGGTGAGTTATTTGGCCCGGGTTATCCTCAATTACCAGCACCAAATATGCTGATGATGGATCGCATCTCTAAGATGTCTGAAACTGAAGGTGACTACGGTAAAGGTCTTATTCTTGCTGAGCTAGATATTACACCTGATTTATGGTTCTTTGACTGCCACTTCCCTGGTGACCCAGTAATGCCGGGTTGTTTAGGCCTTGATGCAATGTGGCAATTGGTTGGATTCTTCCTTGGTTGGGTTGGCGGCAAAGGCAAAGGTCGTGCGCTAGGTGTTGGTGAAGTGAAATTTACTGGCCAAATCCTACCAACAGCGAAAAAAGTTACCTATGAAATTCACATGAAACGTGTTGTTAACCGTAAGCTAGTAATGGGATTAGCTGATGGTCGTGTTCTAGTGGATGGTAAAGAGATTTACGTAGCAAAAGACCTAAAAGTTGGTCTGTTCCAAGACACTTCTGCGTTTTAATACAAGTTTTAATGATAAAGCGACTCAATAGAGTCGCTTTTTTGTATGCGATAGATTTAGTTATAGTGCATTAAGATTTAAAATGTGAGCCCCTTTCGGGGCTCGGTATTCCTTCTAGTGTATGTGGAGAGTGTCGTTTTATTTGTAGAGACCCATATGTTTGTCTTCTCTGGCATCACGCCAACCGCCTAGCCAATAGGATCGAGCATCCATCTGTTGATACGGGCAAGTTTCCATGGATCGGCCATTCAGACCTGCTTTGTATCCTTGAGATTGAGCTCTTTCCAAGCGGTCACGCTTTTGTCTCTTCATAGTGTCGTCCTCATACATATATTGTGTCTAACGTACTACTATTAAATTTTTATGGAGATTTAATGACTCCACCTTTAAGAATCGATCAAATGGCTCCCTTTCTCAAGGCATAAAAAAAGCGCAGACCCATTTTTGTGAGCCTGCGCCATAGAATGAAATTTAACCTATTTTCTACGGAACCCAATAAAACCAAGAACACTTAAGAGCAATAAACCAATGGTTCCGCCCTTACGTTCTACAGTTTCTTGAGTAATTCCACGAGGTTGAATATCGGAAGATGCAGTTCCTGTGATTGGGGTTAATTTCACAGCAACAACAGATTCTGTTCCCGCACAACGCGAGTCAATATTTGTTGTTTCATAACCACCAGCACATTTATATGCAGTACCTGAAATCACGCCAGCATCATTGATGTCTGTAGCATCAATAATACGGTACTGGTTGTTGGTTGATGAAGCAACGCCATCATTGGTCAAGTCATCTAAGTACCACGCACGTGACTGTAAGCGATTCATTCGAGAATCATCCGTGTTGCTAGCATTTAACGGTGCAATAAAGCCTCGGTGAGCTCGTGGTTTACCATTTACTTCACGGTGATCTTCGAAATCAATCTGTCCAACGACTTCATTGAAGTTGTTGATCGCTCCAGCCTTCCCATTTGCTCCCGTAAAGAAGATTGGGCCTGAAAATGAGCGATAAACTGGAGAAGTTAAGCTTGTAACGTAGAATAATCCATTCGCGTAAGCACCATTTTGCGCTTCTCTTAACTTAGCAGTACCAATTGCAACACTATTGTCGTTTACCGAGCTAAACACAGTATTTAAATACTTGTCGGTTTCGTATGGGTACCCTGTAACAAATGTATTGGTCCAAGTAGCCCCAGAGTCTGTAGATTTAAATACAGATGCAAAGAAACGCTCGTCACTATCCGTGTTGTAACCAACGGCATACACATTTGTACCATCAGACATTAAGTCTCGTGCACTGCCTTGTGGTCGAACAGAATCGCGAGCTTCTGCGCCTTGTTGCCACGGAATTTCCTTTGCGACTCCATCTACCCAAACTGTAGCTTTCGAGGTTACCTCAGTCTCAGAAGTCTCATGTTTACGAGAAACACTGCCTGCAATAAAAGATTTGCCTGAAACATCCAGTTCAGCCCATACATGAGAAGCTTCTGCACCCGATGGTAGCAATTCTGTCGCACTATAGGTTCCTTCAACAAAACCTACATTTCTATTAGTGTTATCACGGCGGTTACCGATCGCATTGCCCGCACTGTTTAATGCGTTCACTACTGTGTTTTCAGGGTAAATTTCACTTTGCGACGGGCTAACGAAAGCAAGAGAATTATTATAGTTACCACTTTTTTCATAAGAGTAACCGTCCCATTGCTTATCAGCCCAACTGTCACACAAAGAATCTGAATATCCTAAGAATGAACGACAGTAGTTTCTGAAGCCATCCCAGTTATCATCAAGATAATCGAAACCAAAAGGCATGAAGAAAGGCGCTTCATCGCGGTAGTTGTATCCTTCTTCTTTCTTTTTTGTTTCTGCAGCAATTTCATAATTACCACATGTGCCGTTCCAACAATCCTCAGAACCTGAAGACGCCTGAACTGCAACGCCATATGTGCTTACTGATGCGCCTTCTGGAGCAAAATCTTCAACTTGATAAATAGCAGCATTTGCACTTAATGCGGAGAAAACCGTTGCTGCGATTGTCGATACTTTAAATAATTGACTACTCATTTGTTCTTAACTTTCCTGTTGCATTGCTTCAAGCTCTTCCCAGCGCTCGAAAGCAATTTCAAGTTCCTGCTCTAGCGCAGTTAACTTATCTAAAACGGGTTGTGTGTGCTCAACAGATTGACTAAAGAAATCGGAACTGTTTACCTGCTCTTGCAGTGTTTCAATTTCTACTTCCAGCTGTTCTAATTTAGCTGGCAGGACCTCAAGTTCACGTTGTAGTTTATAAGACAACTTCTTAGGTTTTGTCTTCGGAGATACAGTTTTGGGAGTTTCCTCAACCACTTTCGTCTTTGAGACAACTTTTTCTGCCTCACGAGACTTGATCACTTGCTCACGTTGTTGCTGAGCATCATGGTACCCACCAACAAATTCCTCGACTTTGCCTTCACCTTCAAAAATCCAGCTTGTCATCACGGTATTATCGACAAACTGACGATCGTGGCTAACCAATAACAATGTGCCTTGGTAATTGGCAAGCAAATCCTCTAAAAGTTCCAATGTTTCGATGTCTAAATCATTGGTCGGTTCATCGAGAACTAACAAGTTGTTAGATTTTAAAAAGATCCGAGCAAGAAGAAGACGGTTTTTTTCACCGCCAGAAAGTGCTTTGACTGGTGTACGCGCACGCTTTGGTGCGAATAAGAAGTCTTGCAAGTAGCTCAAAGCATGACGCTGGCGCCCACCGACCATAACTTCTTGCTTACCATCAGCTAGGTTATCAATCACCGATTTTTCTGGATCTAGCACTTCACGATATTGGTCGAAATAAGAAACTTCTAGCTTTGTACCGCAATGTAACTTACCGGAATCCGGTTGTAGTTCTCCAAGCATTAGTCTTAGCAATGTGCTTTTACCACAACCATTGGCACCAATTAAGGCAATACGGTCGCCTCGCTGAACGTTAAACGAAAAATCTGAAATAATTGACTTACCGTCGATGGAATAACTCACGTTCTCAGCTTCAAAGACGATCTTGCCTGAACGGGCGGCATCATCAATTTGGATATTTGCTTTGCCCTGAACCTCACGACGGTTCTGGCGCTCTTCTCGAAGCTTTTTAAGAGCCCTAACACGACCTTCATTACGAGTGCGACGCGCTTTGATCCCTTGACGGATCCAAACTTCTTCTTGTGCTAACTTCTTATCGAACTCTGCATTTTGCATTTCTTCGACACGTAACATCTCTTCCTTTTCAACTAAGTAATTTTCATAGTTCCCTGGAAAAGATGCCAATTGCCCACGATCTAAATCCACAATACGTGTGGCCATTGATTTAATAAACGCACGGTCGTGAGAAATAAAGATAATCGAACCACGGAAATCTTTTAAAAAGCCTTCTAGCCACTCGATGGTTGTAACATCAAGGTGGTTCGTTGGTTCATCCAGTAATAAAACATCAGGGTCTCGTGCTAATGCTCGGGCTAAAGCCGCTTTTCTTTGCCATCCACCGGATAGATCGGTAAGTTTGGTGTGACCGTCCAGTTTCAATGCGGTTAAAACATTTTTGATCCGATCTTCAAATCGCCATGCACCAGAATGCTCAAGCTTTTCCTGAGT encodes the following:
- the matP gene encoding macrodomain Ter protein MatP, whose translation is MKYQQLENLECGWKWNYLVKKWKDGEQITRHIDTSEIDSAVQLLRQLEHEPTKVLEWIDNHMSPELDNKLKQAIRAKRKRHFNAEQVHTKKKSIDLDYRVWEKLSQRANDLGCTLSDAIEYLLSEASRSEKASKTVSSLREDLSKLLSD
- a CDS encoding ABC transporter ATP-binding protein — its product is MALLTINNGLLAFGDHPLLDNADFALQENERVCLVGRNGAGKSTLMKVLAGEVLLDDGKLTVTQDVIVSRLEQDPPRNEDGTVYDYVAGGLAEVGEQLKIYQDLLDLVANEPSEQNINKLARTQEKLEHSGAWRFEDRIKNVLTALKLDGHTKLTDLSGGWQRKAALARALARDPDVLLLDEPTNHLDVTTIEWLEGFLKDFRGSIIFISHDRAFIKSMATRIVDLDRGQLASFPGNYENYLVEKEEMLRVEEMQNAEFDKKLAQEEVWIRQGIKARRTRNEGRVRALKKLREERQNRREVQGKANIQIDDAARSGKIVFEAENVSYSIDGKSIISDFSFNVQRGDRIALIGANGCGKSTLLRLMLGELQPDSGKLHCGTKLEVSYFDQYREVLDPEKSVIDNLADGKQEVMVGGRQRHALSYLQDFLFAPKRARTPVKALSGGEKNRLLLARIFLKSNNLLVLDEPTNDLDIETLELLEDLLANYQGTLLLVSHDRQFVDNTVMTSWIFEGEGKVEEFVGGYHDAQQQREQVIKSREAEKVVSKTKVVEETPKTVSPKTKPKKLSYKLQRELEVLPAKLEQLEVEIETLQEQVNSSDFFSQSVEHTQPVLDKLTALEQELEIAFERWEELEAMQQES
- the fabA gene encoding bifunctional 3-hydroxydecanoyl-ACP dehydratase/trans-2-decenoyl-ACP isomerase — translated: MQNKRESYNREDLLASSQGELFGPGYPQLPAPNMLMMDRISKMSETEGDYGKGLILAELDITPDLWFFDCHFPGDPVMPGCLGLDAMWQLVGFFLGWVGGKGKGRALGVGEVKFTGQILPTAKKVTYEIHMKRVVNRKLVMGLADGRVLVDGKEIYVAKDLKVGLFQDTSAF
- a CDS encoding S16 family serine protease translates to MIQESWEAVTPQYTHFNEIIEDVIGITPSSFINVQPRLNEALNCFVSLQGFNKLLVVNGPDNSVYRQLIANTITHKTKLSAIATDSIDEKVLLGSYRADSKGEIEFFNPGLLQLEENSYVVISANLLLANPTCWLQLKSALLGRTISPLNLDLKKPITTSLDYQFKGKIIVLGDRDQLSELEYLESELHTGLSLFSEIETEIALNNRTISSYLAFLNWLTEYYNLPSLSSEAIHRLMIAGARHTEDQNYMPLDILWYRALFEEARIVCSSDTLDFHTLDKAIDQRYYRESYLPERALSDIFDGQVVIETEGECVGQVNGLTVIDLPGHPLSYGEPARISCVIHFGDGDISDVERKAELGGNLHAKGMMIMQAFVSSALNLDEPLPYSASVVFEQSYCEVDGDSASLAELCSFVSALSEYPINQQIAVTGAVDQFGRVQAVGGLNEKIEGFYHVCKHQGFTGNQGVILPNSNLKNLALHKDVAESIKKGEFHIWSVSNVDEAIPIIMDKPFRGDDESSVIAKIAQRIENFAAHEQPQGIVDRIKNWFV
- a CDS encoding DUF3634 family protein, with protein sequence MLYVILIAAGVIFWLVAIDRPVLKVKFKGGAITEVKGHFPPKFKHNVTEIGEIVPFDGELKVYQTRNGAKLVFSKIVPKKVQQRIRNVFPHQGFKKDQGKVKTR
- a CDS encoding DUF3466 family protein, with product MSSQLFKVSTIAATVFSALSANAAIYQVEDFAPEGASVSTYGVAVQASSGSEDCWNGTCGNYEIAAETKKKEEGYNYRDEAPFFMPFGFDYLDDNWDGFRNYCRSFLGYSDSLCDSWADKQWDGYSYEKSGNYNNSLAFVSPSQSEIYPENTVVNALNSAGNAIGNRRDNTNRNVGFVEGTYSATELLPSGAEASHVWAELDVSGKSFIAGSVSRKHETSETEVTSKATVWVDGVAKEIPWQQGAEARDSVRPQGSARDLMSDGTNVYAVGYNTDSDERFFASVFKSTDSGATWTNTFVTGYPYETDKYLNTVFSSVNDNSVAIGTAKLREAQNGAYANGLFYVTSLTSPVYRSFSGPIFFTGANGKAGAINNFNEVVGQIDFEDHREVNGKPRAHRGFIAPLNASNTDDSRMNRLQSRAWYLDDLTNDGVASSTNNQYRIIDATDINDAGVISGTAYKCAGGYETTNIDSRCAGTESVVAVKLTPITGTASSDIQPRGITQETVERKGGTIGLLLLSVLGFIGFRRK
- the rmf gene encoding ribosome modulation factor, producing the protein MKRQKRDRLERAQSQGYKAGLNGRSMETCPYQQMDARSYWLGGWRDAREDKHMGLYK
- a CDS encoding HDOD domain-containing protein, with translation MADKITLMTKERYSKWLISHKYIVDQSDVDGVLSRQSEFCDTVIIKEAERVTENQRLLLECESARVEEKQKALIDRQKVFQSVVDEVTRYTEELMINRLSELNVLRLFGKFPDFSYFLEMAYSPSLTYSKLSTLITNDNQLKNNVVELVNNPKFCSRIGKSVRGIADPKVPLGVLGIDNCKVLFPILMAKPLLRWHEKVTKAIAPKLWQHMILTANVTKLRLQDAELKNSEQGIALGVLRTISYFAIVNQFPQLFEDALIEKMQDFRNKDQREQYYACAEIKPTLKVLPNVIIKLEENLTRKVVESIEWTPFNIHLKMHCLKI